The proteins below come from a single Fastidiosipila sanguinis genomic window:
- the ligA gene encoding NAD-dependent DNA ligase LigA, whose translation MNESPKKDHKYYLDLKDRVLALNDAYYNHDQSEVSDFVYDQLLHELEELEQEHPEWQEIDSPTIKVGGKASEVFSKVNHDVKMESLQDFFSVEDIDSFVRRTQRELSYEAEFVVEEKIDGLSVSLEYEKGIFVRGATRGDGLVGEDVTLNLLEISDVPRVMLHDKPERLVVRGEIYMTKSAFIRLNEIQEKNGVKLFANPRNAAAGSLRQLDPKITANRDLSLFCFNIQLVEGMEFSTHQETLKFLARNGFKIIDLEKVARTTEEIDNLIIEIEERRSRLDYGIDGAVIKLNSLKDREKLGSTSKYPRWAAAYKYPPEQVETKLLDIQVNVGRSGKLTPLAILNPVVVDGSTVSKATLHNEDYIAEKDIRIGDMVKVQKAGDVIPEISTVVFDKRPINTEKFMMPLTCPVCGADAVRKTGEAARICVNEDCPAKLKRKLEHFVSRNCMYIDGLGEKNIELFLDLGLINDLADIYLLKNHRDDLLKLPGYGEKSIDKLLEAIESSKNNSMENFLAALGIQFIGANTASLISEVVPDIDTLMMMTAANLEDIPGVGQASANAIVEYFNNPINLELIEKFRSLGLNFKSYSYKDQASREAESELPWTGLKAVVTGTLENYKRQEAELKLKELGAQVLSSVSKNVNFLLAGENAGSKLDKALNLDIKIINENEFIEALNKPEKFREDL comes from the coding sequence ATGAATGAATCTCCAAAGAAAGATCATAAATATTACTTGGATTTGAAAGATCGTGTTTTAGCTTTAAATGATGCTTATTATAATCATGACCAATCTGAAGTTTCAGATTTTGTGTACGATCAGCTATTACATGAGCTAGAAGAATTGGAGCAAGAACATCCAGAATGGCAAGAGATAGATTCACCTACCATAAAAGTTGGTGGCAAAGCTTCTGAAGTTTTTTCAAAAGTTAATCATGACGTCAAAATGGAAAGTTTGCAAGATTTCTTCTCAGTAGAAGATATTGACAGCTTTGTTAGAAGAACTCAAAGAGAGCTATCATACGAAGCTGAATTTGTCGTGGAAGAAAAGATAGATGGTCTATCAGTTTCTTTGGAATATGAAAAAGGTATATTTGTTCGAGGAGCAACTAGAGGAGATGGTTTAGTTGGTGAGGATGTTACTTTAAACCTACTAGAAATTTCCGATGTGCCGAGAGTAATGCTGCATGATAAGCCAGAGCGACTAGTAGTTCGTGGAGAAATCTATATGACTAAATCTGCGTTTATTAGATTGAATGAAATTCAGGAAAAAAATGGTGTTAAACTTTTTGCCAATCCTAGAAACGCTGCTGCAGGTTCTTTAAGACAGTTAGATCCTAAAATAACTGCAAATAGAGATTTATCGCTATTTTGTTTTAATATACAACTGGTAGAAGGGATGGAGTTCTCTACACATCAGGAAACTCTGAAGTTCCTTGCCAGAAATGGATTCAAAATAATTGACTTGGAAAAAGTTGCCAGAACAACTGAAGAAATAGATAATTTAATAATTGAAATTGAGGAACGAAGATCTAGACTGGACTATGGAATTGATGGAGCTGTTATAAAACTTAATTCACTGAAAGACAGGGAGAAGCTGGGTTCAACTAGTAAATATCCACGCTGGGCAGCTGCTTATAAGTATCCACCAGAACAAGTAGAAACTAAATTGTTAGATATTCAGGTGAATGTTGGTAGAAGCGGTAAGCTCACACCTTTGGCCATTCTAAATCCAGTTGTAGTAGACGGATCAACTGTTTCAAAAGCCACTTTGCATAATGAGGACTATATTGCGGAAAAAGATATAAGGATTGGTGATATGGTTAAGGTGCAAAAAGCTGGTGATGTTATACCAGAAATTAGCACAGTCGTTTTTGATAAAAGACCTATAAATACAGAGAAGTTTATGATGCCGCTCACATGTCCAGTCTGTGGAGCCGATGCTGTCAGAAAGACAGGTGAAGCAGCGAGAATTTGTGTGAATGAAGATTGTCCAGCTAAACTTAAAAGAAAACTTGAACATTTCGTTTCTAGAAACTGTATGTATATAGATGGACTTGGCGAAAAAAATATAGAATTATTCTTGGATTTAGGCTTAATAAATGATTTGGCAGATATTTATTTGTTAAAGAATCATCGAGATGATTTACTTAAGCTCCCGGGTTATGGGGAAAAGAGCATAGATAAACTTTTAGAAGCGATTGAATCAAGTAAGAACAACTCTATGGAGAACTTCTTAGCAGCGTTAGGAATTCAGTTTATTGGAGCAAATACAGCTAGTTTAATTTCAGAGGTGGTTCCAGATATCGATACACTTATGATGATGACTGCAGCAAATTTAGAAGATATACCTGGAGTTGGGCAGGCGTCTGCAAATGCTATTGTAGAATATTTTAATAATCCAATAAATCTAGAACTAATAGAGAAGTTTAGAAGTTTAGGGCTTAATTTCAAATCATATAGTTACAAAGATCAGGCTAGTAGAGAGGCAGAAAGTGAATTACCTTGGACTGGATTAAAAGCTGTTGTTACTGGTACTTTAGAAAATTATAAGAGACAAGAAGCGGAGTTGAAACTTAAAGAACTAGGAGCCCAAGTATTATCTTCAGTTTCGAAAAATGTTAATTTCCTTCTGGCTGGTGAAAATGCTGGTAGCAAGTTAGATAAAGCATTGAATCTAGATATTAAAATAATAAATGAAAATGAATTTATTGAAGCTTTAAACAAACCTGAGAAGTTCAGAGAGGATTTATAG
- a CDS encoding valine--tRNA ligase, with amino-acid sequence MRNIDNIPSKFDFNDREDKIYENWEKSGYFHAEVNPDKKPFTIMMPPPNITGQLHMGHALDTTTQDIIIRWRRMQGYETLWQPGTDHASIATEAKVVDKIRAEGKTKEEIGREEFLKEAWAWKEKYGSKISKQLRKLGASTDWERERFTLDEGMSRAVLQVFVNLYNEGLIYRGLRMGNWCPNCVTNISDIEVVHEERDSSLWYINYPLADGSGSIQIATTRPETLLGDTAVAVNPNDERYTHLIGKEVILPIVGRKIPIVADDYVSLDFGTGQVKITPAHDPNDFAIGQRHDLEFIEVIDKFGNMNDKAGKYEGMSRDECRKVIVKDLQDLGVLEKIDAIKHNVGTCQRCGTVIESRASVQWFVSMKELAEPAIEVVRNGEIKFVPEHFEKTYFNWMENIQDWSISRQLWWGHRIPAYYCQNSDCEETIVAMEKPANCPKCAGTDLVQDEDTLDTWFSSALWPFSTLGWPDETPELKYFYPTNTLATGYDIIFFWVARMIFSGLKHTGEKPFDTVLIHGIVRDAQGRKMSKSLNNGVDPLEVIAKYGTDALRYSLINGTAPGNDQRFQEQTVESGRAFVTKIWNAFRFVMMNLDEGKAINEYVLDKELLQLEDKWILSRLNTVIAEVNKNLEKYELGLALADIYQFLWDEFCDWYIEMLKPRFADKDNKSRETAQATIVYVLKTAMTLLHPFMPFVTEEIYQYLDADKSIMLTDWPIADTNYIDKEAEEHMSVLFDVIRQIRNIRAENEVSNKQEIRAYALCENQELADYFNTARSYIQRLAGVGELHVQEEDNLPKEHFSIIFKGGQILIPAEDIADPEKEKLRLEQEEAKLIGELEHSQKVLSNESFVSRAPEAVVNKEREKLADVESKLALVQKRLQELK; translated from the coding sequence ATGAGAAATATAGATAATATTCCAAGTAAATTTGATTTTAATGATAGAGAAGATAAGATCTATGAAAATTGGGAAAAATCTGGTTACTTCCACGCAGAAGTTAATCCGGATAAAAAGCCATTTACGATTATGATGCCACCACCAAATATTACAGGGCAGTTGCATATGGGTCATGCTTTAGATACCACAACTCAAGATATCATCATTAGATGGCGTAGAATGCAAGGCTATGAGACTTTGTGGCAACCAGGAACTGACCACGCTTCAATTGCTACTGAGGCAAAAGTTGTTGATAAAATTAGAGCCGAAGGAAAGACTAAAGAAGAAATCGGTCGTGAAGAATTCCTTAAGGAAGCTTGGGCCTGGAAAGAAAAATATGGTAGCAAGATTAGTAAGCAATTAAGAAAACTTGGAGCTTCTACAGACTGGGAACGTGAAAGATTTACTCTAGATGAAGGTATGAGTAGAGCTGTTTTGCAAGTTTTCGTTAACCTATATAATGAAGGGTTGATTTATCGTGGACTAAGAATGGGTAACTGGTGTCCTAATTGTGTTACAAATATTAGTGATATTGAAGTTGTTCACGAGGAGAGAGACAGTAGTCTCTGGTATATCAATTATCCTTTAGCAGATGGAAGTGGGAGTATTCAAATTGCTACAACAAGACCAGAGACACTTCTAGGTGATACAGCTGTAGCTGTCAACCCAAATGATGAACGTTATACACACTTAATTGGAAAAGAAGTAATTTTACCTATTGTGGGAAGAAAGATTCCTATTGTAGCTGATGATTATGTTTCTCTAGATTTTGGTACAGGACAAGTTAAGATTACTCCAGCTCATGATCCAAATGACTTTGCTATAGGACAAAGACATGATCTTGAATTTATTGAAGTTATTGATAAATTTGGAAATATGAATGATAAAGCTGGCAAGTATGAAGGTATGAGCCGAGACGAATGTCGTAAGGTAATTGTTAAAGATCTTCAAGACTTAGGTGTGCTTGAGAAGATTGATGCAATTAAACATAATGTTGGAACTTGTCAAAGATGTGGAACTGTTATTGAATCACGTGCTTCTGTTCAATGGTTTGTATCTATGAAGGAATTAGCAGAGCCAGCAATTGAAGTAGTCAGAAATGGTGAGATTAAATTTGTTCCAGAGCACTTTGAGAAAACTTACTTTAATTGGATGGAAAACATCCAAGACTGGAGTATCTCAAGACAGTTATGGTGGGGACATAGAATACCAGCATATTACTGCCAGAATTCAGATTGCGAAGAAACTATTGTTGCCATGGAAAAACCTGCAAATTGCCCTAAATGTGCAGGTACAGATTTAGTACAAGATGAAGATACTTTGGATACATGGTTTAGTTCAGCATTGTGGCCTTTCTCAACCTTAGGTTGGCCAGATGAGACTCCTGAATTGAAATATTTCTATCCAACAAATACTCTAGCTACAGGTTACGATATTATTTTCTTCTGGGTAGCAAGAATGATTTTCTCAGGACTTAAACATACTGGTGAAAAGCCATTTGATACTGTCTTGATTCATGGAATTGTCAGAGATGCTCAAGGCCGTAAGATGAGTAAGTCATTAAATAATGGTGTAGACCCACTAGAAGTTATTGCTAAATATGGTACTGATGCTTTGCGTTACTCGTTAATAAATGGTACTGCACCAGGAAATGATCAAAGATTCCAGGAGCAGACTGTAGAATCCGGTAGAGCTTTTGTGACTAAGATCTGGAATGCTTTCCGTTTTGTAATGATGAACTTAGATGAAGGAAAAGCAATTAATGAATATGTTCTAGATAAAGAGCTATTGCAACTTGAAGATAAATGGATATTATCAAGACTTAATACAGTTATTGCAGAGGTAAATAAAAATCTAGAAAAATATGAACTAGGATTAGCTTTAGCAGATATTTATCAATTCTTATGGGATGAATTTTGTGACTGGTACATTGAAATGCTAAAACCTAGATTTGCAGACAAAGATAATAAGAGTAGAGAAACAGCACAAGCGACAATTGTTTATGTCTTAAAGACAGCAATGACCCTGTTACATCCATTTATGCCATTTGTTACTGAAGAGATTTATCAATACCTAGATGCAGATAAGAGCATTATGCTAACTGATTGGCCAATTGCTGATACTAATTATATTGATAAAGAAGCAGAAGAACACATGTCAGTCTTATTCGATGTAATACGTCAGATTAGAAATATAAGGGCTGAAAATGAAGTCAGTAACAAGCAAGAGATTAGAGCATATGCCTTATGTGAAAATCAAGAATTAGCTGATTACTTTAATACTGCTAGAAGCTATATTCAACGTTTAGCTGGAGTAGGTGAGCTTCATGTTCAAGAAGAGGATAATTTACCTAAAGAACATTTTAGTATTATTTTCAAGGGTGGTCAGATCTTGATCCCAGCAGAGGATATTGCAGATCCGGAAAAAGAGAAATTAAGACTAGAACAAGAAGAAGCTAAACTTATTGGAGAGTTAGAGCACAGTCAAAAAGTACTTTCAAATGAAAGTTTCGTTAGCAGAGCTCCTGAAGCAGTTGTCAATAAGGAAAGAGAGAAACTCGCTGATGTTGAAAGTAAGTTGGCGCTAGTACAAAAACGTTTACAAGAATTAAAGTAA
- a CDS encoding HAD family hydrolase, with amino-acid sequence MDYRNIKLVVSDLDGTLLNAESHLNELNKEAVLKLKDKGIKFTFATGRMDKMTWHFAQEVELELPIISCNGAAMRYLGEKEPLYSKVLSQEQLERIHQICSKYSADYLFYTLDKVYYSNGSKRIEVIKKYNRIAESGEQVPVEIICLDQVEGGIPQEPINKTFIRFEEGEDHNSALGMELSQIEGVDLVVSSHGTADLIPEHTSKGEAVEYLAKSLGIDMKDVMTLGDQMNDISMLEKSGLAVAMENATAEVKSHADIVADHHDKDGLAKVLKKVFEL; translated from the coding sequence TTGGACTATAGAAACATTAAATTAGTAGTTAGTGATTTGGATGGAACATTATTAAATGCTGAGAGTCATTTGAATGAATTGAACAAAGAAGCCGTGCTTAAGCTTAAGGATAAAGGAATTAAATTCACCTTTGCAACAGGTAGAATGGATAAGATGACTTGGCATTTCGCTCAAGAAGTTGAATTGGAATTACCTATAATTAGTTGTAATGGTGCAGCTATGCGCTATCTTGGTGAAAAAGAACCTTTATATTCTAAGGTTTTAAGTCAGGAACAATTAGAACGAATTCATCAAATTTGTTCCAAGTATTCAGCAGATTACTTGTTCTATACTTTGGATAAAGTTTATTATTCAAATGGTAGCAAAAGAATTGAGGTTATTAAAAAATATAATAGAATTGCAGAAAGTGGAGAGCAAGTTCCGGTTGAGATAATCTGTTTAGATCAGGTAGAAGGCGGAATTCCACAGGAACCAATTAATAAGACCTTTATTCGATTTGAGGAAGGTGAAGACCATAATTCTGCGCTAGGAATGGAATTAAGTCAAATTGAAGGTGTAGATTTGGTTGTATCAAGTCACGGGACAGCAGACCTCATTCCAGAGCATACAAGTAAAGGCGAAGCAGTAGAATATCTAGCAAAATCACTTGGTATAGATATGAAAGATGTAATGACTCTAGGTGATCAAATGAATGATATTAGTATGTTAGAGAAGTCTGGACTTGCCGTAGCAATGGAGAATGCTACAGCAGAAGTTAAATCACATGCAGATATAGTTGCTGATCATCATGATAAAGATGGCTTAGCTAAAGTTTTAAAAAAAGTCTTTGAGCTTTAA
- the nagA gene encoding N-acetylglucosamine-6-phosphate deacetylase — protein MLLINAKIYDEDFILRPYDVRVKDGKFSEIAIRGTLTAEPNETVLDLSGKILAPGLIDQHTHGALSRDTMDADSESIEIISRHLAAHGITSFLPTTMTMGNEHINAVFDNQPETTSGAEVLGYHMEGPFINVEKKGAQNPEYVRGGTMEEMNEFLSKANVLLIDIAPEVNNNQEFIKELSDKVICQVGHCMATYEDTLEAMKNGARGLCHGFNAMPGIHHRNPGPLMASLELGNYTEIIADGLHINPAVVYAAYKMFGPERMILISDALKTTGNPDGEYMFGGQPIVVTDGVARVKATGDIAGGSSNVWQEVRNCVSWGIPQADALRMGSLTPATYLGVADRKGSISLGKDADFVITDSELEIYDVYLKGRRFE, from the coding sequence ATGCTTTTAATTAATGCAAAAATCTATGATGAAGATTTTATTCTACGTCCTTATGATGTAAGAGTAAAAGATGGTAAGTTTAGTGAGATTGCAATTCGTGGAACTCTAACTGCAGAGCCAAATGAGACAGTTTTGGATTTATCTGGTAAAATCCTAGCTCCTGGACTTATTGATCAACACACACATGGTGCACTTAGCCGAGACACTATGGATGCAGACTCTGAATCAATTGAGATTATCAGTCGTCACTTAGCTGCACATGGTATTACTTCTTTCTTACCTACAACAATGACAATGGGTAACGAGCATATTAACGCTGTATTTGACAATCAACCTGAGACTACAAGTGGTGCTGAAGTATTAGGCTACCACATGGAAGGTCCATTTATTAATGTTGAGAAAAAAGGTGCCCAAAACCCTGAATACGTTCGTGGTGGTACTATGGAAGAAATGAATGAGTTCCTTTCAAAAGCAAATGTCCTTCTCATTGACATTGCTCCTGAAGTTAATAATAACCAGGAATTTATTAAAGAACTATCTGATAAAGTTATTTGTCAAGTGGGTCACTGTATGGCAACATATGAGGATACTCTAGAAGCAATGAAGAATGGTGCTCGTGGTCTTTGTCATGGTTTCAACGCTATGCCAGGTATTCATCACCGTAATCCAGGTCCACTGATGGCATCTTTGGAATTAGGTAACTATACTGAAATTATCGCTGACGGTCTTCACATTAATCCTGCCGTCGTATATGCAGCATACAAGATGTTTGGTCCAGAGCGTATGATTTTGATTAGTGATGCTCTTAAGACTACTGGTAACCCAGATGGGGAATACATGTTCGGTGGTCAGCCTATTGTTGTTACCGATGGTGTAGCAAGGGTTAAAGCAACAGGCGATATCGCTGGTGGTAGTTCCAACGTATGGCAAGAAGTAAGAAACTGTGTATCATGGGGTATTCCTCAAGCAGATGCCCTACGCATGGGATCTTTGACTCCTGCAACTTATCTAGGTGTCGCTGATAGAAAAGGATCTATCTCCTTAGGCAAAGATGCTGACTTCGTCATCACAGATTCAGAACTAGAAATATACGATGTCTACTTAAAAGGCAGAAGATTCGAATAA
- a CDS encoding YdbC family protein, with protein sequence MAEKKEFKFEIKKQLGVLSSGRSGWNREVNVVSWNDANPKIDIRDWSEDHSRMSKGISMTAEEIAVLLEILEEIDPYEEVGAL encoded by the coding sequence ATGGCAGAGAAAAAAGAATTTAAATTTGAAATTAAAAAACAATTAGGAGTTTTATCTAGTGGTCGTTCCGGTTGGAATCGTGAAGTTAATGTGGTTAGCTGGAATGATGCTAATCCAAAGATAGATATTAGAGATTGGTCAGAAGACCACAGCAGAATGAGCAAGGGAATTTCCATGACCGCTGAGGAAATTGCTGTTCTATTAGAGATTTTAGAAGAAATTGATCCATACGAAGAGGTTGGCGCACTTTAA
- a CDS encoding HU family DNA-binding protein, with protein sequence MNKSELVSSVAELSGLTKKDSEAAVNAVLESIASALEKDEKVVLVGFGTFEVRTRKAREGRNPATQETIQIPESKNAAFKAGKKLKDRVNK encoded by the coding sequence ATGAACAAGAGTGAATTAGTAAGTTCAGTAGCTGAACTTTCAGGTTTAACAAAGAAAGATTCAGAAGCAGCTGTAAACGCAGTTTTAGAAAGCATTGCTAGCGCTTTGGAAAAAGATGAAAAAGTTGTTTTAGTAGGTTTCGGTACTTTTGAAGTACGTACACGTAAAGCTCGTGAAGGTAGAAATCCTGCAACTCAAGAAACAATTCAAATTCCAGAAAGCAAGAATGCTGCATTCAAAGCAGGTAAAAAATTAAAAGATCGCGTTAACAAGTAA
- a CDS encoding DUF5050 domain-containing protein: MSNKENKNKIIVILFLILIIISILLFYLYKYYFDSNIKYSSSLSEANQAVEAGDDEKAERIYASILAEDNNNINAQYGMVNVALMQGDREKAKSIMDKLAELDEDKDRYTKSLFIYALNTEDYGLAQSLVDKNPELLDAEEDFTSLISGLISNNYLDQAQVSLSNAMAKYPNSQKLRSLALELALLNGDDVKFMEIYKSGVDNLTVKQLNKVIELSKDNLDTDNLIEQLEKSLSMDDTQVDVLKNLYTLYARKDDLIKFWNTRVKLLAADEELPKLEYNIQGNSFDNSRNMGLAAQQGDIIYFQSSYNHFIYKAPVDNLSDATQLTSTVSKGINVKGDWVYFINLDDNETIYRVKTDASTIEKIWSGEAVRDLVVYGDKIYFINKNNNSFNQINLDGSGHKVINVKPVFQYVLDPENIYYIENESRFLHKQSLNRNGETGEDKVLKEGRFAELVIDEYSNLFYLDLDKGGNIYRTDNEGQSASLISSDLASYLFYHKGYLYYTNWSASRIDINGNHRQQLGAALLKELAVLDSWIFGNPNEPVEYIDLVTFKHDGTEWADLPIRY; the protein is encoded by the coding sequence ATGAGTAATAAAGAAAATAAAAATAAGATTATAGTTATCTTATTTTTAATATTGATAATTATTTCAATATTATTATTTTATCTTTATAAGTATTATTTTGATAGTAATATTAAGTACTCAAGTAGTCTAAGCGAGGCTAATCAGGCTGTAGAAGCAGGAGATGACGAGAAAGCTGAACGTATTTATGCCAGTATTCTAGCAGAAGATAATAACAATATTAATGCACAATATGGAATGGTTAATGTTGCGTTGATGCAAGGAGATCGTGAAAAAGCTAAATCTATAATGGATAAATTAGCAGAACTTGATGAAGATAAGGATAGATATACTAAATCCTTATTTATTTACGCATTAAACACTGAGGATTATGGCTTAGCACAGAGTTTGGTAGATAAAAATCCAGAATTACTCGATGCTGAAGAAGATTTCACTAGCCTTATAAGTGGTCTCATAAGTAATAATTATTTAGATCAAGCACAAGTAAGTCTAAGTAATGCTATGGCTAAATACCCTAACAGCCAGAAACTTAGGAGTCTAGCACTAGAACTTGCTTTATTAAATGGTGATGATGTCAAGTTCATGGAAATCTATAAATCAGGTGTAGATAATTTGACTGTTAAACAATTAAATAAAGTTATTGAACTCTCAAAGGATAATTTAGATACAGACAATCTTATTGAGCAATTAGAAAAAAGTCTAAGTATGGATGACACTCAAGTAGATGTTCTAAAAAATCTTTATACTCTATATGCACGAAAAGATGATTTAATTAAGTTTTGGAACACAAGAGTTAAGCTTTTAGCTGCTGACGAAGAATTGCCAAAACTAGAATATAATATTCAGGGAAACTCTTTTGATAATTCTAGAAATATGGGATTAGCAGCGCAACAAGGAGATATTATTTATTTCCAAAGCTCTTACAATCACTTTATTTACAAGGCCCCAGTTGATAATTTGAGCGATGCAACTCAGTTAACAAGTACGGTATCAAAAGGTATAAATGTAAAAGGTGATTGGGTTTATTTTATTAATTTAGATGATAATGAAACAATCTATAGAGTCAAGACTGATGCAAGTACTATTGAGAAAATTTGGTCAGGAGAAGCTGTTAGAGATTTAGTTGTTTATGGCGATAAAATTTACTTCATCAATAAAAATAACAATAGTTTCAATCAAATAAACTTAGATGGTTCAGGACATAAAGTTATTAATGTTAAACCAGTGTTCCAGTATGTTCTAGATCCGGAAAATATATACTATATTGAAAATGAAAGTAGATTTTTACATAAACAATCATTAAATAGAAATGGTGAAACTGGTGAAGACAAGGTCCTCAAAGAAGGAAGATTTGCAGAACTAGTAATAGATGAGTATAGTAACTTATTTTATCTTGATTTAGATAAAGGTGGCAATATTTATAGGACTGACAATGAAGGACAGAGCGCAAGCTTGATCAGCTCAGATTTGGCAAGTTACTTATTTTATCATAAAGGTTATTTATACTATACCAACTGGTCCGCTTCGAGAATAGATATTAATGGTAATCATCGTCAACAACTAGGAGCAGCTTTGCTTAAAGAACTGGCTGTTTTAGATTCTTGGATATTTGGTAACCCTAATGAGCCGGTTGAATATATAGATTTGGTTACATTTAAACATGATGGAACTGAATGGGCTGATTTACCTATAAGGTACTAG